GCTCTCCCCTCCCCCGCTGGCCTGGGCGCCACCTGCCGCGCCCGCCTCGGCAATCACGGCGATGGCGGCGTGGACGGCGACCACGTCGCCTTCCTGGGCCAGACGCTTGTGCAGCACGCCCGCGTAGGGGCTGGGCAGCTCGACCGTGACCTTGTCGGTCATCACCTCGCAGAGGGGCTGCTCCAGCGCGACCGTCTCGCCCTCCTGCACCAGCCATTTGAGAATCTCGCCCTCGACCACGCTCTCGGCAAGTTCGGGCAGCAGCACTTCTTTCATTCGGACCTCGATTCAGTGGGGTTAGCGGAAAAACAACATGCGGGCCAGGCCGTACAGCGCGAGCAGCAGGCCCAGCACCTGAATCCAGCGCTCTCCCTGCGCGTAGACCCAGGCGGCGGCGCCCAGCGCCAGAAACAGCAGACCGACCACGACTGGGGGCCACGGCTCCGGCAGCCGCCCGATCAGCGGATACACGCCGAAGCCGATGGCCAGCCCCAGCATTCCCAGCAGGGGCCGCCACAGGTCAGGTTTCACGTCGTCCGGCCCGGCTAATAGTTCAGCGCCTGCACGCAGGCCGCCGCGATGCGGTTGGGGCCGGGAAGGTACACCTTGTCCTGCACGTAGGGGTACGGCGTGTCGAAGCCCGCGACCTGCATGACCGGAGAAAGCAGCCCGTCAAACAGCTGCTCCTGAATCACGTAGGCGACCTCGCCCATGAAGTTGGCGGTGCGCGGCGCCTCGCTGACCAGCACGGCGCGGCCCGTCTTGCTGACGCTCTCCAGCACCAGCTCGCGGTCCCAGGGCACCAGCGAGCGCAGGTCAATCACCTCTGCCTGCACTCCCTCGGCGGCCAGGGCCTGCGCGGCCCGTTCCACGTCGGGCATCACGCCGCCGTAGCCGATGAGGGTGAGGTCGCTGCCCTCGCGGCGCACCGCCCCCTTGCCGATCTCGACGGTGTAGTCGCCCGCCGGAACCTCGCCCTTCGCCGCGCGGTAAAGCCGCTTGGGTTCGAAGTAGATCACCGGGTCGCCCCCGCGCACGGCGGCCTTGAGCAGCCCCTTGGCGTCGTACGGGGTCGACGGCATCACGACCTTGAGGCCGGGGGTGTGCGCGAAGTAGCTTTCGGGACTCTGCGAGTGGTGGTGCCCGCCCTTGACCCCGCCGCCCGAGGGGGTGCGGATCACCAGCGGCGCGGTGAACTGCCCGCCCGAGCGGTAACGGATCTTGGCCGCCTGGCTGATGATCTGGTCGAAGCCGGGACCCATGTAGTCCGCGAACTGGATCTCCGCGATGGGCCGCATCCCGCGCACCGCCATGCCGACCGCCGCGCCCACGATGCTCGCCTCGGACAGCGGGGTGTCGAAGACGCGGTGCTTGCCGAAGCTGGCCTGGAGGCCCGCCGTCGCCAGGAAAACCCCGCCGCGCGCGCCCACGTCTTCTCCAAAGACGACCACCCGCTCGTCGCGGGCGAGTTCCTCGTGCATCGCCTCGGTGATCGCCTGGATCAGGGTGAGGGTGCGGGTCTCCCCCGCCGCCGCCGGTTTGCTCTGGGTGGCGGTCATGCGCGGCCTCCCACGGCTGTACCCGTCTGCTCGGCGCGCAGGAAGGCCTCCTGCTCGCGCAGATGCACCGGAATGTCGGCGTAGACGTCCTCGAACATGATCTGCCAGTCGGGCTGCCCGGTCGCCTCGGCGGCCAGGACGGCCTCGTCCACCTCGCGGTGGGTGGCGCGGGTCAACTCGGCGATCTCTCCCGCGTCGATGGGCGCGCCCAGGTGCTCCAGCAGCCGCTCGACCCGCACAATCGGGTCGCGGGCCAGCCATTCGTTCACTTCTTCGCGGGTGCGGTAGTTCTTCTCGGCGTCCGCGTCGGCGTTGGAGTGCGAACCGACCCGGTAGGTCAGGCATTCGACGAGCGCCGGACCCTGCCCCGAACGGACCCCCTCCGCCACGTGCGACAGCACCTCGATCACGGCCACGATGTCGTTGCCGTCCACGTAGTAGCCGGGCATCCCGTAGGCCTTGGCCTTGATGTGGATGGTCTCGCTGGCCGTCTGCTCGCGCAGGTGGGTACTGATCGCCCACTGGTTGTTCTCGCAGACAAAGAGGCAGGGTGCCCCAGCCGCGCCCGCCATGTTCATGCCCGCGTGCCAGTCGCCCTCGCTGGTGGCGCCGTCCCCGAAGGTGCAGACGGTGATCTCGTCCACGCCGAGGTACTTCTGGGCCATGGCGTTGCCCGCAGCGGGCGGCACCTGCGAGGCGATGGAGGAACTGATAGACACGAAGTTCTGGGCCGCCGAGCCGAAGTGGTGCGGCATCTGGCGGCCCCGGCAGAGGTCCGAGTTGGTGCCCAGGCACTGGCTGACGATGTCGAGCATGGACACGCCCATCGCCAGACCCAGCGCGTGGTCGCGGTAGTAGGGCCACACCCAGTCGTGCCCGATGCGCAGCGACCGCGCCAGGCCGACCTGGGTGGCTTCCATGCCGCTGGCCTGCGCGTAGAAGGTGGTGCGGCCCTGCCTGAGTAGCGTGACGAGTTTCTTGTCGAACTCCCGGGCGCGCACCATCTCGCGGTGCAGTTCACGCAGCAGCTCGGGCGTGAAGCGCGCGGGCAGTTCCCGGATTGGTTGGCCGTCTTCAGACACCCAGCGCAGGGGGTCAGACGTGAACGGCTGAATCATGGGAAGCCTCCTGAGCGCCGGGGCCGCAGGCGCCGCCGGGTCGGGCGGCACTCCAGCTCCAGGGTCTGGCTAACGCTCGTTAGGCATTCTAGCGGCTGGCCCCTTTCCTGTCGTCTCTGCACTCGGCCCCGGCCGGGCCGCGCTTTCCCGCAGGCCACCCGGCCACGGTGATGGCCGCTGGAATGGCCCACCCCGGCCCGTTGCTACACTCCACCCTGATATGAGCGGCTGGAATGTCATCGTGATCGGCGGCGGGCACGCGGGGCTGGAAGCCGCCTGGGCCGCCGCGAAGTTTGCCCGGACGGCCCTGTTGGTCGGCAACCCGGCCACCGTCGGGCGGATGCCCTGCAACCCGGCGGTGGGCGGCCCCGGCAAGAGCCAGCTGGTGTTCGAGGTGCAGGCGCTCGGCGGATTGATGGGCCGACTGGCCGACGAGACCGCGATTCATACCCGGGTGCTCAACGCCAGCAAAGGTCCCGCCGTCCAGTCGCTGCGGGTGCAAAACGAACGCGACGCCTACGCCGAGCGCGCCCAGGACGTCATCCTGGGCCATCCCGAGATCAACGTGGTGCGCGGCGAGGCGGCCGATCTGGAAGCCGACGGGCAGGGAGGCTGGTGGGTCGTCACCACCGATGGCCGCCGCCTGCATGCCCGCAGCGTGGTCGTGGCGGCTGGGACCTTCATGCGTGGGGTCACCTGGTACGGCCGCCACTCCCGCGCCGAAGGCCGTCAGGGCGAGCCGCCCTCGCGCTTTCTCAGTGCGCCGCTGGCCCGCGCGGGGCATGTCCTCAAGCGCTACAAGACCGGCACGCCGCCCCGGGTGCGGGCCGACTCGGTCCGGTTCGCGGACCTGCTGGAGATTCCCGCCGATCCCCAGCCGCGCGGCTTCACGGCCCGTCCGGGGCCGCGCGCCGCCGAGTCGCCCACCTGGCAGACCCAGACCACCCCGGAGACCCACGCGCTGATTCAGGCCAATCTGCACGAGTCGCCCATGTATGCCGGAGACATCGAGGGCCTGGGACCGCGCTACTGCCCCAGCATCGAGGACAAGGTCGTGCGCTTCGCCCACCATGACCGCCACCTGCTGTTTGTCGAACCAGACGGGACACAGACCAGCGAGGTCTACCTTCAGGGCTTCAGCTCCTCGCTGCCGCCCACGCTGCAAGACCGGCTGGTCCGCACATTGCCGGGGTTCGAGCAGGCCGTGATTCAGCGCTACGCCTACGCGGTCGAGTACGACGTGGTGGACTCCACCGAGCTGACCCTCGATCTCGAGTCCCGGCGGCTTCCCGGGATCTACACCGCCGGGCAGATCAACGGCACCAGCGGCTACGAGGAGGCGGCGGCGCAGGGGCTGATCGCCGGGACGGCAGCGGCCCGCCGGGCGGCCGGGCTGCCCGCGTACCCCGTTTCACGTGAAACGGGGTACA
This Deinococcus budaensis DNA region includes the following protein-coding sequences:
- the mnmG gene encoding tRNA uridine-5-carboxymethylaminomethyl(34) synthesis enzyme MnmG — encoded protein: MSGWNVIVIGGGHAGLEAAWAAAKFARTALLVGNPATVGRMPCNPAVGGPGKSQLVFEVQALGGLMGRLADETAIHTRVLNASKGPAVQSLRVQNERDAYAERAQDVILGHPEINVVRGEAADLEADGQGGWWVVTTDGRRLHARSVVVAAGTFMRGVTWYGRHSRAEGRQGEPPSRFLSAPLARAGHVLKRYKTGTPPRVRADSVRFADLLEIPADPQPRGFTARPGPRAAESPTWQTQTTPETHALIQANLHESPMYAGDIEGLGPRYCPSIEDKVVRFAHHDRHLLFVEPDGTQTSEVYLQGFSSSLPPTLQDRLVRTLPGFEQAVIQRYAYAVEYDVVDSTELTLDLESRRLPGIYTAGQINGTSGYEEAAAQGLIAGTAAARRAAGLPAYPVSRETGYIGVLLDDLVFRGSDEPYRMMTSRVEHRLLVRQDNADERLTPLGHQLGLVDDATLREVEGKYGRVAAGVAALQRQRLHGQPAEQYLRRPECTLDDLEALGVTLPPLSAAEREAVEIRVKYAGYIERAQRQLGSESRARGLSLADVDYTAVAALSNEAREKLGRARPLTVEQAARVPGVRHADISSLLVHLRRSSGELREA
- a CDS encoding thiamine pyrophosphate-dependent dehydrogenase E1 component subunit alpha, whose amino-acid sequence is MIQPFTSDPLRWVSEDGQPIRELPARFTPELLRELHREMVRAREFDKKLVTLLRQGRTTFYAQASGMEATQVGLARSLRIGHDWVWPYYRDHALGLAMGVSMLDIVSQCLGTNSDLCRGRQMPHHFGSAAQNFVSISSSIASQVPPAAGNAMAQKYLGVDEITVCTFGDGATSEGDWHAGMNMAGAAGAPCLFVCENNQWAISTHLREQTASETIHIKAKAYGMPGYYVDGNDIVAVIEVLSHVAEGVRSGQGPALVECLTYRVGSHSNADADAEKNYRTREEVNEWLARDPIVRVERLLEHLGAPIDAGEIAELTRATHREVDEAVLAAEATGQPDWQIMFEDVYADIPVHLREQEAFLRAEQTGTAVGGRA
- a CDS encoding alpha-ketoacid dehydrogenase subunit beta, producing MTATQSKPAAAGETRTLTLIQAITEAMHEELARDERVVVFGEDVGARGGVFLATAGLQASFGKHRVFDTPLSEASIVGAAVGMAVRGMRPIAEIQFADYMGPGFDQIISQAAKIRYRSGGQFTAPLVIRTPSGGGVKGGHHHSQSPESYFAHTPGLKVVMPSTPYDAKGLLKAAVRGGDPVIYFEPKRLYRAAKGEVPAGDYTVEIGKGAVRREGSDLTLIGYGGVMPDVERAAQALAAEGVQAEVIDLRSLVPWDRELVLESVSKTGRAVLVSEAPRTANFMGEVAYVIQEQLFDGLLSPVMQVAGFDTPYPYVQDKVYLPGPNRIAAACVQALNY